TGCCTTTTAGTCTGCAAACCAGAATGCAGCTAGGAATAAGTCTACTTTGCCAGCTACATGCGTTCTTGGTCGGCTTCTTGCTGTCGATCTTGTATTCCAAGAAGGTTTTCTTCGAAAAACGTACTCTTGCCCTAGCCTCGACGCTGGTATCAAGCACCGTGCTTGTGGTCGTTCTGATGCCGCGCATGGGAAACGCAATAGGATTTCATGCCAAATTCCCGCTACATGCCCTGGCCGAGTCGATTCTCTGGGGGGTGACGCTGTATAGCTGCATTGTTCTCGGGAGAAGCCTCTTAGGGGCTGCCGGCCGTTTTCTGGCAAGAGTTTCGTACTCGCTCTACTTGGTGCACATGCCAGTGTTCTACGCCTTTTTCATCTGGCATAAGGCACAGCCACCAGAAACAACAATAGCTCCCGCACTGGCGCTGCTGCTCGCCACTGCCGGTGCCACGCTCCTATCGGCCGCGACCTATCAACTGGTGGAGAAACCCCTCCTCGCGCTGAAGGATCGTCTTAAACGACAGCAACCGGGTCGATCAGAAGAGCAATGGGGCAACAGCTGAACTCACGATGGCTACACCGGCAGAGCTCGTTGTTGATCGGAGTAGGTGGATAGCTTCGACTTCAATCGCAGCATGGGCACCTCGAACCACCGATAGAGAACAAAAGACAGTGTCCAGATCAACACAAAACTGCACGTTACTATCAGAACATTACTCAGAGCCCCTACTGGCAGGGGAAGACTTTCCTGATGCACCTTGAACCAACTAACCAGATAGAACTGGACCGGAACATGCACCAGATAAATCGAATAGGACAACATGCCGAAATGACTCAAGAGACGATTGTGCAGAATCACCTTGAGCGAAGAGTTCCAAGCCACACAGCAAAGCAATAACCCACTCCAGAGCATCGCTTCGATGTTGTAGTAAAGCGGCAGACTCCTCTGAGCCTCCACTATGCCCAGTTGTGAATGCAGGCTGAGCTGGTGGAACAACACCCACAACAACAGCAGCAGCAGCCCCACCAACCATTGCCGACTCACCAGTTGACGATACAGCGCAGAGGCATGGAGTCCTGCACAGCAGGCACCTAGCACGAATGCCAGGCCACGCCCAAAGACCGACGCCTGAAGGATCCAGTTCTGTGGATTGGCCAACCAGCGCGGCTGCTGGAAAAAGTAGACATGCACGGCGAACCAGGTCAGCAACCCCAGCCCAATCACCCACCGCCCTACACGGTAGCGCAGAAGCAACATCAGCCAGGGTAGCAGCAGGTAGAACTGCATTTCCGTACACAGCGACCACCACGGCACACTGAACGGAAACAGCGAAAACCCAACGTGGATAAAGGAAAACGCCTTCATCGCCCCCTGAGTGTTACCAGTCACCCACCAGCCCAGCACCACGAACAGGTAATAGAGGGGGAGCACCCGCAGCACCCTGGCGATGTAGAACCGCTTGATGTCGACGGCAGCGCCTCCGCGCACTGACGCAATGAAGGGCTGGCTGAGCAGGAACCCGCTGAGGACAAAAAACAAGGTCACCCCGGTATGCCCCGAGGCCACGACCTGCAACCACACTGGCGCATCACTCAGCAACGGCTCGGTGCCGCCGGTAATGATGCCGAAATAGTGGAAGGCGACCACCAGAAGAATCGCCCAGCCACGCAACGACTCCAGCTCTGGGATGTACTGGCCGGGTTGTCGCAACCCGGCCATGCCAGGGGTATGGCTCACTGGCGCCCCTTAACTCAGGAAGCCGCTACAGCAGGCTTGCCCTGGCCCAGGCGCTTGATCTTACGGTTGTTCTCCAGATGCTTGCTGGCATGCACATAGAATGCGCGCAGAGCCGACGCCGATACTTCGGACTCACCGGAGAACAGCAGCTTCAACAGCTCGGGGTCGTTGCTACGGTCGCCGCCGGCCTTACGCAGCACACCCAGGCCAAAGCCATGGTTGAAGGTGAAGGTCTCGTACTGACCACGGATTTCATCCCAGAATTTCCAGGCACCGAAATCCTGCACACGCGCTTGCACGTCATGGAACAGGATGATGCCGCCCGGCTTCACCTTGGGATACCAGGTGGCGAAGTCCTCGCTGACCGCTTCGTAAGTGTGGAAGCCGTCGATGTGCAGCAGGTCGATGGTGTCTTCGCTGAAATGCCGCAGGGCGTCTTGGAAGAACATCCGCATCAAGTAGGAAAAACCGTGGTAGTGCTGACGGTTGTGATCGTTGACCATATTGAACACCGACTCGTCGTACTTGTCGGTGTGCTCATCACCCTCGAAGGTGTCCACCGCGTAGCACAGGGCATCGATCTCGCTCTCCTTGATCGCCTGGCAGAAGGTGAAGTAGGACAGCCCCTTGTGTGTCCCCAGCTCGACCAGCAGCTTGGGGCGAATCGCCGTGACCAGATCGTAGGCGAACGGAAGGTGGTCGACCCAGGTACTGAATACCATGTGCAGCGGTTCGAAGTGGCGAATCGACGGGGGCATATATACGCTGGTCATACACTCTTCCTCTTGGATCTTGTTGCTTTAGAAATAGGGGTTACAGCGCCTCGAAAGCTCAAGGCCGCCGCTTTTCGAAATCATCCACGAACATTTCGGCGACCTGGCCTTTGAAGCGCCGATGGCGCTTCATGCCCATTTCCGCTGAAGTTATCAGATAAGGGAGCGCCGGACCGCGCACCTTGCCCAGCAAGATCGGCTCAACCGCTGGAGAGCGAAAGTCATAGCCCAGCAGACGGCACAGTTGCGCATTCTGCTCCTTGAGCATCTCCTCGCGCCCCTCGACCTCCGAGGTGGTCACGCCGCCATGGAGCTGATGGAAGGAGCCTTCCCCCACCAGCATGAAGCTCTGCGTCCTTGGAGCGGTGGCCGCCTTGCGATAGATGAACAGGTTGAGACTGCCACCACCGGAAAGATTGAAGCGCTCATCGGCCTGGCCGATGTCACGGAAGATCTCTGCCGAGATGAACAGGCAGTTGCACTCCATGAAGGGATTGAAGAAGCCGCGCGGGTTGGCGCCACTCCAGCAGGCGATCTCGAACAGCCGGTAGCCGTCATTGAGCCAGTCGATGCTCTGCAGCAGCAGCTGTTCCTTTTCCTCGGTGTAACCCTTGCTGAGATGAAACTGCTGTTCATCCTCGCCCAGGTGATAACCAGGCACCACCACCATGGCATCACGCGTGATACGAAACGCCATCAGCGCATGCTGCACGACACCCGGTGATACCAGGCGCGCACCATCGATCATCAGACCGATGAACTGCCCCCGCGCCTGCGCATAACCGAAGTTGATGGCCGCAGCAGGGGAAACCCCGGACTCGTCGCGCAGAAAGTAGCGAAAATTCCCCGGCAAACGCTCCACGGCGGCCGCATCCATGTTTCTCCGGGAGCGATTCTCCACCACTATCACTTCGTACTCATCGCCCGTGACACCCTGCTGATACTCCGGGCTCAGGCTGAGCAGCGTATTCAACGCCTGTCGCGGCATGTCGTATGCGATAACGATGATTGACAGCAGGGGCTGACTCACTGCGGATCTACCTTGTCGAGGGAATAGCGAATGAAGCGAAAAACGCTGGGGTGCGGCGTCCCGAATAGCACCGGCGTCACATTCGGCGGATCCCGACGCTCACCACGAATAAGCTGGTCCTGCGCCTTGATCTGTTCGAACACTCTGTCGCGTTCTTCTTTAAGGGTGCCGGTGGTGACCCCACCATGGAACTGGTGGAAAGAGCCCTCACCAAACAACAGGTAGAACGGCGTATCCGGGCACTCGAGCACACGCTTGTACAGATCCAAGTTGGCCATGCCACCGCCAAAATCGTCGTAGCGCACGTCCATGCCGCCGATTGCCTTCCACTTGCGCACCGACATGGCGATGAAGTTGCTTTCGTAGTTCGAGCGGAAGAAACCGCCTTGGCAGGAGCCACTGAGCACCGCAATGTCGAACAACTTGTAGCCATCGTGGGGCCACTCGATGCTGCGCAACAACTTGGCTTCGGCCTTTTCGTCATAGCCTTCGTTAACCGCCACCTGCTGCAGCTTGTGACCGATGTGGTAGCCCGGTGCAGAAACCGCTGCTTGAGTCGACATGCGAAACGCATCAAGCGCCAACCTGACCACTCCGGGGGTCACCATTCGCGCCCCATCGATCATGATCGCCAGATGGCTGCCCGTGACCTGCTCAGCACCGAAATTGATGGCATTGACCGGTGAGCGCGTCGTCTCGTGGCGCAGGTGATAGCGCACATTGCCGGCGTACTGGATCGCACGACGCTCCCCCAGCAGGCGATCCGAGTGGTTTTCCACCACTATCACTTCGTAGTCGCTTTCGCTCACCCCTTGCTGATAGGCAGGGCTCAGCGAATAAAGCGTCTTCTCCGCCTGATCGGGCATCTTGTACACAATTAGCACGATCGAAAGCCTGGGGATACGATGGAAGATCGACATAGGTTCTCCCCTTAGCGAGCGCAGCGGCGCAATTCGCGATAGAGCCGATCCAGCTCCCTGGGAATGCGCTTGCGCTCATAGCCGTGATGCTTGAGCTCGGCGCTAAAGAAACGCTCAGTGCTTGGCGCCTGCAACCCCAGCTCGTCGAGCACGACATCCAGCTTGCGGTGCAATTGCGCCTCGGACTCGTCGAAGCACAGGATCGGGAAGGCTGACTGACGATAGAGCTTGAGCAGCCGCTGGTTGTAGGCGAGCCAGAGCGCAAAGCCTTGCTCTTCCGGCATGCCACCGCGCGCAGCCAGCGACTGGGCAACCGCTGTGGGGTGACGGAAGATGCCGACGAACTGCAGCTCCGGCAACAGCCGCTGCCAGCCCTCGACCAGCAGCAGGCTACGCGGATCCTTGAAGCCCCAGTGTGAAACGCCGGCATACCCCGCAATCAATTCGCGGGCCCGAGAGACCTCATCGGCCGTCCACTCGATCGCCTCGACCGGAGGCTTGTCCCAGGCATAACCGCAGCGCCCCAGGATCTCGTCGCTGAACTGAACAATATCGAGGTTTTCCCTGTTGCCCTTAAGGTTGTGCGGGTTCCAGGCGCTGATATTGCCAAGCTCGAGGCCGGCCTGCTGCAAAGAACCTGTCAGAAAACTGGTGCCACTGCGGTGCATCCCCACCACCATGACGGTCGCTCGCTCGGGGCGGGGCTTGGAGGCCTGAGGGCGAGCGAATAAAGATCGGATGAACCGCATGACACTCCCGTTGTTCTTATAAGGACTTGCACGACCATCTGGCAGCAAGTCACGACGCCACGCTGCAAACGTGATGAAAAAGGGCTGCATTGTGGTTAAATGGGCGCCCCTTTTCAATCGGCCTCTGTCGGGATGAACTACAAGGAAATTCTGCTGTACGGGGTATACAGCGACCTGCGCACCGAAGTTGCCAGGCGCTTCCTGGGCTTCCTCTGGTGGATCATCGATCCGGTTCTCTACATGGCCGCGTTCTACGTCGTGTTCGCCCTGGCCCTGCGCCAGGGTGGAACCGACTATGCGCCGTTCCTGCTGATTGGCATGGTGGTCTGGAAGTGGTTTGACAGCACGGTGCGCCAAGCCAGCGTGGCCATCGTCGGCAATGCGGCTCTGATTCAGCAGATCTACATCCCCAAAAGTCTACTTGTGCTCATTCAGATCTTTAGCAATGCATTCCGCTTCGCCATTGTTCTCGGGCTGCTGCTGGTTTTCCTGCTGGCGATAGGCAAACGTCCATCGCTGCACTGGCTCGCCCTGGTACCGGTGATCCTGACACAGCTATACCTGGTCACCGCCGTGGGGCTGCTGCTGTCCGGCATCATTCCACTAGCCCAGGACTTCAAGCAGGTGGTGGATAACCTCCTGATGGTGATGATGTTCCTGTCAGGCATCTTCTTCACATCCGAGCGCATGCCGGAGGCACTTCGCTTCGCCTTCGAGCTCAACCCCATGGTGGTGCTGATCCAGGCCTTCCGCAGCGTGCTTCTGCACAATCAGTGGCCGGACTTCGCACATCTTCTTTACGTGATCATGGTGGCTACGCCACTGCTAGTACTCGCCGTGCTGTTCATTCGCAAGAATGAACGGCGTTATCCCAAGCTGATGCTCTGAAGACCACCATGAGCGGAAAGAAAATTCTCGAAGCCAAGAACATTGGTATCTGTTACCGCCAGCGCGCTGGCTTCCTTCGCTATGACCACTACTGGGCCTTGAAGGACGTGAGCTTTACCCTGAATGCCGGCGAAACGCTGGGCGTGATAGGTGCCAATGGTGCCGGCAAAAGCACCCTGCTGCGCATGATTGCCGGTATCGTCGACCCTGATCACGGTGAGCTCTGGCGCGCACCGAACACCACAGCCAGTCTGCTGGCACTGAACGTTGGCTTGAAGAATGAACTTTCGGGCCGGGAGAACGCCATCATCAGCGGCCTCTTGCTGGGCATGAGCCTTGCCCACATCAAGTCCCTGCTGAATGACATCCACAAGTTCAGCGGCCTGGGCGAGTTCTTCGAGCGCCCGGTGGCCAGCTACTCCACGGGGATGCGTGCCCGGCTCGGTTTCGCGGTCGCCATTCACGCGGATCCTGACGTGCTGCTGATCGATGAGGTTCTGGGTGTCGGCGACCAGGCCTTCAAGGACAAGTCGCACCGCGCGATGAAGGAAAAGATCAACTCGAACAAGACCGTCGTCCTCGTTTCGCACAGCATGGATGCCATCCAGGCCCTATGTGACCGGGTTCTCTGGATCCACGAGGGCAAGAGCATCGTCTGCGACGAAGTGAACTACGTCACCAACGGCTACCTGGAAGCAGCGGGTATTGCCTACCGGGAAGAGCAGGAGCGACGGCAGGCAGCGCTCGAGCACAGCGAACCCTGAAACGTCGACCACTAAAATAATAATGGGCAGACAAGCCCAATGAGATACATATGAGCATTGAGTGCAAAAGGGTTCTGGTGGTTCTGGGCATGCATCGCAGCGGCACCAGTGCACTCACCCGCGGCCTGGAAGTTCTCGGCGCCGAGCTGGGCCAAAGCCTGATGCCGGCAGCCAAGGACAACAACGACAAGGGCTTCTTCGAAGATATCGACTTCCACGCCCTCAACTCCAGGCTGCTGGCCCATCTGGGCTCCGCCTGGGACAGGTTGGGCGCGCTTCCGGCGGAGTACCTGCAGCAGCCAGAGTTCGCGGCTCTGCTCGACGAGGCCGAACGCATCCTGGCGGAAAAGCTCGCCCAGGTTCAGTGCCTGGCGGTCAAGGACCCCCAGGCCTCGCTGCTGCTGCCATTCTGGCAACAGGTGTTCTCCCGCCTGGGCGTCAGGCCCCAGTACTTGATCTGCTTCCGCAACCCCCTCAGTGTGGCGGCCTCCCTGCGCAAGCGGGATGGCATTTACCCGGTGCGGGCCCAGCTGCTGTGGGCCAAGTACTCCCTGGCCGCGCTTCAGCATACCCTGGCTCTGGACTCCCTGGTCGTCGACTACGACAACCTCATGGAGAACCCTCAGGAGCAACTGCGCCGCATCGCCAGGAACCTCGATCTGCCCTCGCCGGATGCAGCCCCCGAAGCCCTGGCGGCCTTCAGCCAGGAGTTCCTCACCCAGGATCTACGCCATTCCCAGTTCAACGATGAACATCTGGCCGCACCGGGGGAGGTGCTGCAGATCGTTCGCGATCTCAATGCACTGCTGAAGGCCTCCGCGCGCCTGGACAGCGCTTCCGGCCAGGCATCCCTCGCAGCCGAATGCACGCGACTGGCTGCTGACGTGGCGACTCTCGAACCTGTTGCCCATGAACTGGATTTCCTGAGCAACCTAGAGACTCCGGAAGGCTTGCTTCGCGAGCGCGAGGAGCTACTCGCGCAGACAACGCGCCTTCTGGATGAATGCCAGGGTGCCTGGACAGAACATTCCAAGGTACTTGAGCAGCACTCCATAGCTCTTGAACAGTTGAATCGACTGCGCAGCCACCCGCTCTTGCGGGCGCTACGGATGCTCAAAAACTATCGAACCATCCCCAAGTTAATGGGCCGTGGTATTTCGCATACCTCCCGTATAGTTTGGCAGCGTTTACCAGGCTCGATCGCTCATAAGAACCGGGCCAAGGACGTGCTGTTCCGCCATACCGGGAGCCTGTTCCAGCAGACTCGGGCCTATCAGAACTGGTTGCATACCAATGGCCAGCAAAGCCCCCAGATAGATAGCGTGAAGATCGACTGGCTGAACGAGCCCATCCAGCAGGTGAAACGACTGCACACCGAACTGCCCGCCCGGCAGGCGGCGCGACTGATTGCCTTCTACCTGCCGCAGTTTCACGCAATTGCCGAAAACGACGAATGGTGGGGCGAGGGCTTTACCGAATGGACCAACGTCAAGCCCGCCCAGCCCCACTACAGAGGCCACTATCAGCCCCATGTCCCCGGGGAACTCGGCTACTACAACCTGGACGACCCCGAGACGCAGAGACGCCAGGTTGAGCTGGCCAAGCTCTACGGCATTGCAGGGTTCTGCTTCTACTTCTACTGGTTCGGCGGCAAGCGCTTACTTGAGAAGCCGATCGAGAACTACCTGGCCAACCGCGACCTCGACCTGCCCTTCTGCCTGTGCTGGGCCAACGAGAACTGGAGCAGGCGCTGGGATGGGCTGGACGACCAGATCCTGATCGGCCAGAAGCATTCGACCGAAGACGACCTGGCCTTCATCTCCCACATCTCCGCCTATCTGCGCGACGATCGCTATATCCGCATCGATGGCAAGCCGCTGCTACTGGTCTACCGCCCGGGCGAACTGCCCGACGCCAAAGCCACAGCGGCGCGCTGGCGCAGCTGGTGTCGCGAGCATGGCGTGGGCGAAATCTATCTGGCCTACACCCAGTCCTTCGACAAAGCTCCGCCTTCACGCTATGGGTTCGACGCCGCCGTCGAGTTCCCGCCCAATGGCACCCAGCCCCAGGACGCAACCAACAGCATCCAGCCACTGCACGACAACTTCCTGGGCAAGGTCTACGACTGGCGTACCTACCTGAAACGTAGCGCCAAGCTGAGTCAGCCCAAGTACCCGCTGTTCCGGGGGGTATGCCCCTCGTGGGACAACACCGCGCGGCGCAAGGAGCGTGGCACGTCCTTCATCAACAGCTCGCCACGCGGCTATCAGGAGTGGCTGTTCAATGCCATCCGCGACACTGTGCGCAGGTTCCCCGCAGAGGACCAGCGACTGGTGTTCATCAACGCGTGGAATGAGTGGGCCGAGGGTGCCCATCTGGAACCCGACCAGCGCTATGGCTATGGCTTCCTAGAGGCGTCCCGGATGGCCGGCCTGCGCGCCGCGCTGCAAGTGCCACAAGGGCTCTCCAGCCAGCACCCGGGCATCGCAGTCGTCATCCATGCCTATTACCTGGACGTCTTCGAGGAAATCCTCGAGCACCTCCGGCAAGTCCGCCATATCCCACTCAAACTCTATATCTCGACGCCTGCTGGCCAGGGCGAAGACATCCATGCC
The window above is part of the Pseudomonas alcaligenes genome. Proteins encoded here:
- a CDS encoding sulfotransferase family protein, which codes for MVVGMHRSGTSFLTGSLQQAGLELGNISAWNPHNLKGNRENLDIVQFSDEILGRCGYAWDKPPVEAIEWTADEVSRARELIAGYAGVSHWGFKDPRSLLLVEGWQRLLPELQFVGIFRHPTAVAQSLAARGGMPEEQGFALWLAYNQRLLKLYRQSAFPILCFDESEAQLHRKLDVVLDELGLQAPSTERFFSAELKHHGYERKRIPRELDRLYRELRRCAR
- a CDS encoding ABC transporter permease — its product is MNYKEILLYGVYSDLRTEVARRFLGFLWWIIDPVLYMAAFYVVFALALRQGGTDYAPFLLIGMVVWKWFDSTVRQASVAIVGNAALIQQIYIPKSLLVLIQIFSNAFRFAIVLGLLLVFLLAIGKRPSLHWLALVPVILTQLYLVTAVGLLLSGIIPLAQDFKQVVDNLLMVMMFLSGIFFTSERMPEALRFAFELNPMVVLIQAFRSVLLHNQWPDFAHLLYVIMVATPLLVLAVLFIRKNERRYPKLML
- a CDS encoding class I SAM-dependent methyltransferase, with the protein product MTSVYMPPSIRHFEPLHMVFSTWVDHLPFAYDLVTAIRPKLLVELGTHKGLSYFTFCQAIKESEIDALCYAVDTFEGDEHTDKYDESVFNMVNDHNRQHYHGFSYLMRMFFQDALRHFSEDTIDLLHIDGFHTYEAVSEDFATWYPKVKPGGIILFHDVQARVQDFGAWKFWDEIRGQYETFTFNHGFGLGVLRKAGGDRSNDPELLKLLFSGESEVSASALRAFYVHASKHLENNRKIKRLGQGKPAVAAS
- a CDS encoding ABC transporter ATP-binding protein gives rise to the protein MSGKKILEAKNIGICYRQRAGFLRYDHYWALKDVSFTLNAGETLGVIGANGAGKSTLLRMIAGIVDPDHGELWRAPNTTASLLALNVGLKNELSGRENAIISGLLLGMSLAHIKSLLNDIHKFSGLGEFFERPVASYSTGMRARLGFAVAIHADPDVLLIDEVLGVGDQAFKDKSHRAMKEKINSNKTVVLVSHSMDAIQALCDRVLWIHEGKSIVCDEVNYVTNGYLEAAGIAYREEQERRQAALEHSEP
- a CDS encoding glycosyltransferase family 2 protein: MSIFHRIPRLSIVLIVYKMPDQAEKTLYSLSPAYQQGVSESDYEVIVVENHSDRLLGERRAIQYAGNVRYHLRHETTRSPVNAINFGAEQVTGSHLAIMIDGARMVTPGVVRLALDAFRMSTQAAVSAPGYHIGHKLQQVAVNEGYDEKAEAKLLRSIEWPHDGYKLFDIAVLSGSCQGGFFRSNYESNFIAMSVRKWKAIGGMDVRYDDFGGGMANLDLYKRVLECPDTPFYLLFGEGSFHQFHGGVTTGTLKEERDRVFEQIKAQDQLIRGERRDPPNVTPVLFGTPHPSVFRFIRYSLDKVDPQ
- a CDS encoding glycoside hydrolase family 99-like domain-containing protein translates to MSIECKRVLVVLGMHRSGTSALTRGLEVLGAELGQSLMPAAKDNNDKGFFEDIDFHALNSRLLAHLGSAWDRLGALPAEYLQQPEFAALLDEAERILAEKLAQVQCLAVKDPQASLLLPFWQQVFSRLGVRPQYLICFRNPLSVAASLRKRDGIYPVRAQLLWAKYSLAALQHTLALDSLVVDYDNLMENPQEQLRRIARNLDLPSPDAAPEALAAFSQEFLTQDLRHSQFNDEHLAAPGEVLQIVRDLNALLKASARLDSASGQASLAAECTRLAADVATLEPVAHELDFLSNLETPEGLLREREELLAQTTRLLDECQGAWTEHSKVLEQHSIALEQLNRLRSHPLLRALRMLKNYRTIPKLMGRGISHTSRIVWQRLPGSIAHKNRAKDVLFRHTGSLFQQTRAYQNWLHTNGQQSPQIDSVKIDWLNEPIQQVKRLHTELPARQAARLIAFYLPQFHAIAENDEWWGEGFTEWTNVKPAQPHYRGHYQPHVPGELGYYNLDDPETQRRQVELAKLYGIAGFCFYFYWFGGKRLLEKPIENYLANRDLDLPFCLCWANENWSRRWDGLDDQILIGQKHSTEDDLAFISHISAYLRDDRYIRIDGKPLLLVYRPGELPDAKATAARWRSWCREHGVGEIYLAYTQSFDKAPPSRYGFDAAVEFPPNGTQPQDATNSIQPLHDNFLGKVYDWRTYLKRSAKLSQPKYPLFRGVCPSWDNTARRKERGTSFINSSPRGYQEWLFNAIRDTVRRFPAEDQRLVFINAWNEWAEGAHLEPDQRYGYGFLEASRMAGLRAALQVPQGLSSQHPGIAVVIHAYYLDVFEEILEHLRQVRHIPLKLYISTPAGQGEDIHARLADSKIDYHLQEFPNHGRDVLPFLKLLPRIVEDGFTTLVKIHTKKSTHRQDGETWRRDLYTKLLNPQALADALDAFAGDPGLGILGPAGHVVPMSFYWGSNALAVEKLACRLGISPSELNRHSFVAGTMFFARTNALLPLLNLALCDDHFEPEAGQVDGTFAHALERAIAISAHAAGLKLRSCDGTPSNKRYAYADASL
- a CDS encoding acyltransferase — encoded protein: MSHTPGMAGLRQPGQYIPELESLRGWAILLVVAFHYFGIITGGTEPLLSDAPVWLQVVASGHTGVTLFFVLSGFLLSQPFIASVRGGAAVDIKRFYIARVLRVLPLYYLFVVLGWWVTGNTQGAMKAFSFIHVGFSLFPFSVPWWSLCTEMQFYLLLPWLMLLLRYRVGRWVIGLGLLTWFAVHVYFFQQPRWLANPQNWILQASVFGRGLAFVLGACCAGLHASALYRQLVSRQWLVGLLLLLLWVLFHQLSLHSQLGIVEAQRSLPLYYNIEAMLWSGLLLCCVAWNSSLKVILHNRLLSHFGMLSYSIYLVHVPVQFYLVSWFKVHQESLPLPVGALSNVLIVTCSFVLIWTLSFVLYRWFEVPMLRLKSKLSTYSDQQRALPV
- a CDS encoding acyltransferase, with the translated sequence MPQKRLVVLDDFRAIAITLVVAMHGFTTFFPRIETSNNPLFIPLLSGATGVTLFFILSGFLVTRPFIEAELRGETVSLKGYALQRALRILPLYYLAVLIASLATGNTSKIIPALLFNAKGYDFAQYSTVWWSLIVEVHFYLLVPLLYLACKQTNRNLLLSVLMLGWGTFYGAYALNLLPFSLQTRMQLGISLLCQLHAFLVGFLLSILYSKKVFFEKRTLALASTLVSSTVLVVVLMPRMGNAIGFHAKFPLHALAESILWGVTLYSCIVLGRSLLGAAGRFLARVSYSLYLVHMPVFYAFFIWHKAQPPETTIAPALALLLATAGATLLSAATYQLVEKPLLALKDRLKRQQPGRSEEQWGNS
- a CDS encoding glycosyltransferase family 2 protein codes for the protein MSQPLLSIIVIAYDMPRQALNTLLSLSPEYQQGVTGDEYEVIVVENRSRRNMDAAAVERLPGNFRYFLRDESGVSPAAAINFGYAQARGQFIGLMIDGARLVSPGVVQHALMAFRITRDAMVVVPGYHLGEDEQQFHLSKGYTEEKEQLLLQSIDWLNDGYRLFEIACWSGANPRGFFNPFMECNCLFISAEIFRDIGQADERFNLSGGGSLNLFIYRKAATAPRTQSFMLVGEGSFHQLHGGVTTSEVEGREEMLKEQNAQLCRLLGYDFRSPAVEPILLGKVRGPALPYLITSAEMGMKRHRRFKGQVAEMFVDDFEKRRP